Proteins from a genomic interval of Clostridium scatologenes:
- a CDS encoding ferritin-like domain-containing protein — protein MVKMTCVVCGVEINEKNYNFNKEAFINSNSNGKIMYCPFCGAPIEYLIENGEEIKYDRNKLDENDLKIIDHAVKLEVFNGDFYKKASDMAKDENIKNMFKALSSIEYMHARIHKKIAGIKEMPVLRSMDYSKYDTDEALLDAACQREKHAVEYYKKYGKEIHEENIVKIFNVLSKVEEEHIILTSE, from the coding sequence ATGGTTAAAATGACTTGTGTTGTTTGTGGTGTAGAAATAAATGAAAAAAATTATAATTTTAATAAAGAAGCATTTATAAATTCAAATAGTAATGGAAAAATTATGTATTGTCCATTTTGTGGAGCACCAATAGAATATTTAATAGAAAATGGAGAAGAAATAAAATATGATAGGAATAAATTAGATGAGAACGATTTGAAAATAATAGACCATGCAGTTAAATTGGAAGTTTTTAATGGAGATTTTTATAAGAAGGCTTCGGATATGGCAAAAGATGAAAATATAAAAAATATGTTTAAGGCTTTATCAAGTATAGAATATATGCATGCTAGAATCCATAAGAAAATAGCTGGTATTAAAGAAATGCCGGTACTTAGAAGTATGGATTATTCAAAATACGATACTGATGAAGCTTTGCTTGATGCAGCTTGCCAAAGGGAAAAACATGCTGTAGAGTACTATAAAAAATATGGGAAAGAAATTCATGAAGAAAATATTGTAAAGATATTTAATGTACTTTCTAAAGTTGAAGAAGAACATATAATACTTACAAGTGAATAA
- a CDS encoding membrane protein has translation MKKFFKILLLFFCMIFIIIIIKKHYYNDYSAKNLNMNVKDLKYNIKYKGLKSSVDFTMDNDGNYYIAYKDKIQIIKDNGKSYYLFKNSNLNICSIEYFNNKLYFSSDTKIYCYDIKNNKTSEIVKDIPNYGDYKNSIIKVRGNYLYISVGSATNSGVVGEDNKWIKENPYSHDISPKDITLKGINFGKFKTGAYQSCKTKSIKGQIIPEHFPGNSSILIYNLNTGNMETMAWGIRNVTGMDFTSEGKLIAAIGGMEDRGVRPVKGDTDYIYEIRKNTWYGWPDYSGGDPVTSPKFRGKANSMIQFILENHPTTNPPAPLYQHKTLSSIKSLVVDNNGVLSIKNAMYFYDITSKILYKFNGAGAVEEEAKFNRGDASSLKFYEKSLLILDGKEGYLYSIEKGNINNVLKVNKSIYFYLLALVVVLIVILLKFEKKLI, from the coding sequence GTGAAAAAATTTTTTAAAATTTTATTGTTGTTTTTTTGTATGATTTTTATAATTATTATAATAAAAAAGCATTATTATAATGATTATAGTGCTAAAAATTTAAATATGAATGTTAAGGATTTAAAATATAACATAAAATATAAAGGTTTAAAATCATCAGTGGATTTTACCATGGACAATGATGGAAATTATTACATAGCATACAAGGATAAGATACAAATCATAAAAGATAATGGTAAAAGCTACTACTTGTTTAAAAATAGCAATTTAAATATTTGTAGTATAGAATATTTTAATAATAAGTTATATTTTTCATCAGATACTAAAATATATTGTTATGATATTAAAAATAACAAAACTTCAGAGATAGTTAAAGATATACCAAACTATGGAGATTATAAGAATAGTATTATAAAAGTAAGAGGCAACTATCTATATATATCAGTAGGATCAGCTACAAATTCAGGTGTAGTTGGTGAAGATAATAAATGGATTAAAGAAAATCCATATAGTCATGATATATCTCCAAAAGACATAACATTAAAAGGTATAAATTTTGGAAAATTTAAAACTGGAGCATATCAAAGCTGCAAAACTAAAAGTATAAAAGGTCAAATAATTCCGGAACATTTTCCTGGAAACTCCAGTATATTAATATATAATCTAAATACTGGGAATATGGAAACCATGGCTTGGGGAATAAGAAATGTAACAGGAATGGATTTTACAAGTGAGGGTAAATTAATAGCAGCAATAGGTGGGATGGAAGATAGAGGGGTAAGACCTGTTAAAGGTGATACAGATTATATATATGAAATAAGAAAAAATACTTGGTATGGATGGCCTGATTATAGTGGAGGAGATCCTGTTACATCACCTAAGTTTAGAGGAAAGGCAAATTCCATGATTCAATTTATATTAGAAAATCATCCAACTACAAATCCTCCGGCACCACTTTATCAGCATAAGACTTTAAGTAGCATAAAATCATTAGTTGTAGATAATAATGGAGTTTTAAGTATTAAGAATGCCATGTATTTTTATGATATAACAAGTAAAATATTGTATAAATTTAATGGTGCAGGAGCTGTTGAGGAAGAAGCTAAATTCAATAGAGGCGATGCTTCCAGTTTGAAATTTTATGAGAAAAGTTTATTGATACTTGACGGAAAAGAAGGATATTTATATAGTATAGAAAAAGGAAATATTAATAATGTCTTAAAAGTAAATAAAAGTATTTATTTTTACTTATTAGCATTAGTTGTTGTACTTATAGTAATTTTATTAAAATTTGAAAAGAAACTAATTTAA
- a CDS encoding zinc dependent phospholipase C family protein produces MKNKFESTYGNALKGIMHAVNPLKKKFLKTYCTVHKFIIIQAIEILKNDGYEEEANFFKKHIASLNNGVTWADQDFKSSNHFYHVTRGKGLYGFSDALTECKKYYNRSIGFIDAGDVSKALFYFGAACHLVQDTTVPQHVNNKLLKSHRKFELWIISRLMTDYSFIAKDGTVIYDEIEDYIVNNAIMANSTYIKNLAVHSRDEKYSRIATTILKEAQRTTAGFMVKYYKDINKYKILP; encoded by the coding sequence ATGAAAAACAAATTTGAAAGTACGTATGGTAACGCATTAAAAGGTATAATGCATGCAGTTAATCCTCTTAAAAAAAAGTTTTTGAAAACTTATTGTACTGTTCACAAGTTTATAATAATACAGGCAATTGAAATATTAAAAAATGATGGTTATGAAGAAGAAGCTAATTTTTTTAAAAAACACATAGCTAGCCTTAATAATGGAGTAACATGGGCAGATCAAGATTTTAAAAGTTCAAACCATTTTTATCATGTAACTAGAGGTAAAGGATTATATGGATTTTCAGATGCTTTAACAGAATGTAAAAAGTATTACAATAGATCAATAGGATTTATTGATGCTGGTGATGTATCTAAAGCATTATTCTATTTTGGAGCTGCTTGTCACCTAGTACAAGATACTACAGTACCACAACATGTAAATAATAAACTTTTAAAAAGCCATAGAAAGTTTGAACTATGGATTATAAGTAGGCTTATGACTGATTATTCTTTTATAGCTAAAGATGGCACTGTAATATACGATGAAATAGAAGATTATATAGTTAATAATGCTATTATGGCAAATAGCACTTATATTAAGAATTTGGCAGTACATTCTAGGGATGAAAAATATTCTAGAATAGCTACTACAATATTAAAAGAAGCGCAAAGAACTACGGCAGGCTTTATGGTTAAATATTACAAAGATATAAATAAATATAAAATTCTTCCTTGA
- a CDS encoding B12-binding domain-containing radical SAM protein, with product MKVVLTALNSKFIHSNLAIRYLKAYTKDLNYECITREFTINDRREKVLEQLIKEEADVIVFSCYIWNIEFIQGLAKLINLVNSNIKIVYGGPEVSYDSISFLKENVGEYVIVGEGEETYREFINWQLKCEKVEKNGFDDGILAKLKSIKGLSFKIEEKVYFNGDRELMDLNKVIFPYNEQDNLQNKIVYYEASRGCPFNCKYCLSSTTHGVRFFEINRVKKELKFLVDKGAKLIKFVDRTFNCNVNFAMDIWKFLIELDTEVTFHFEISADILTEEEIKLLSNAPKGRIQFEVGVQTTNNEILKNINRNVNFEDIREKVEELESIKNIKQHLDLIAGLPGENIKSFKKSFNDVYSIRPEEIQLGFLKLLKGSPMREEAPKWGMVYSPYAPYEILKTKDISYDEIIILKRIEEVLDKYYNSRKFDNILNYFLPKFKTSFDFYRSLGEFFYNKGYLNRNISSAEYYKVFIEFNEESLKENNNKLKEIIKYDYLKFNKKKWIPEFLVRERNKEEERKIKEKIMDEEIKLSKNYHMEKFFVDINKYVNENLLEEKQCYIIFDEIDENRIQIDM from the coding sequence ATGAAAGTAGTATTAACAGCGCTTAATTCAAAATTTATTCACAGTAATTTAGCTATAAGATATTTAAAAGCATATACTAAAGATTTAAATTATGAATGTATAACTAGAGAATTTACTATAAATGATAGAAGAGAAAAAGTTTTAGAGCAACTTATAAAAGAAGAAGCAGATGTAATAGTTTTTTCATGTTATATATGGAATATAGAATTTATACAAGGATTAGCAAAACTTATTAATCTTGTTAATTCAAATATAAAGATAGTTTATGGTGGACCAGAAGTATCCTACGATAGTATAAGTTTTTTAAAAGAAAATGTTGGAGAATATGTAATTGTAGGTGAAGGTGAAGAAACTTATAGAGAATTTATAAATTGGCAATTGAAATGTGAAAAAGTAGAGAAAAATGGATTTGATGACGGAATTTTAGCAAAGCTTAAATCTATTAAGGGATTGAGCTTTAAAATTGAAGAAAAAGTTTATTTTAATGGTGATAGAGAGCTTATGGATTTAAACAAGGTTATTTTTCCATATAATGAGCAAGATAATTTACAAAATAAAATAGTATATTATGAAGCTTCCAGAGGATGCCCATTTAACTGTAAATATTGTTTATCATCAACAACTCATGGAGTTAGATTTTTTGAAATAAATAGGGTAAAAAAGGAATTGAAATTTTTAGTAGATAAAGGAGCTAAACTTATAAAATTTGTTGATAGAACTTTTAATTGCAATGTAAATTTTGCTATGGATATATGGAAATTTTTAATAGAATTAGATACAGAAGTTACTTTCCATTTTGAAATTTCAGCAGACATTTTAACAGAAGAAGAAATAAAGCTTTTGTCTAATGCTCCAAAAGGTAGAATTCAATTTGAAGTTGGAGTACAAACTACAAATAATGAAATTTTAAAGAATATAAATAGAAATGTTAATTTTGAAGATATAAGAGAAAAAGTAGAAGAACTAGAAAGTATAAAAAATATAAAGCAGCACTTGGACCTTATAGCAGGTCTTCCAGGAGAAAATATTAAGTCTTTTAAAAAATCTTTTAATGATGTGTATTCTATAAGACCTGAGGAAATACAGTTGGGATTTTTAAAACTTTTAAAGGGATCACCTATGAGAGAAGAAGCTCCAAAATGGGGAATGGTATATTCACCTTATGCTCCTTATGAAATTCTTAAAACAAAAGATATAAGTTATGATGAGATAATTATATTAAAAAGAATAGAAGAGGTACTGGATAAGTATTATAATTCTAGGAAATTTGATAATATATTAAATTATTTTTTACCAAAGTTTAAGACTTCTTTTGATTTTTACAGAAGTTTAGGAGAGTTCTTTTATAATAAGGGATACTTAAACAGAAATATATCTTCTGCAGAATACTATAAAGTTTTTATAGAATTTAATGAAGAAAGCCTTAAAGAAAATAATAATAAATTAAAAGAGATAATAAAATATGATTATTTGAAATTTAATAAGAAAAAGTGGATTCCAGAATTTTTAGTAAGAGAAAGAAATAAGGAAGAAGAAAGAAAAATAAAAGAAAAAATTATGGATGAAGAAATAAAGTTATCCAAAAATTATCATATGGAAAAGTTTTTTGTGGACATAAATAAGTATGTCAATGAAAACTTATTGGAAGAAAAACAGTGTTACATTATATTTGATGAAATTGATGAAAATAGAATACAGATAGATATGTAA
- the def gene encoding peptide deformylase — translation MAVKKILQFGDNILKRSSRRVEKVDEELLKFAKDLKDTLYDGTGIGLAAPQIGVLKKVIFIDLRNETKPILLINPKIIKKIGKEDSVEGCLSYPGYEGIVVRPKKVIVVGKSLNWEDVEYTAEGLLAKAFCHEIDHLSGILYTDRAKKVYKIKEEE, via the coding sequence ATGGCAGTAAAAAAAATATTGCAATTTGGAGATAATATATTAAAAAGATCAAGTAGAAGAGTAGAAAAAGTAGATGAAGAATTATTAAAATTTGCGAAAGATTTAAAAGACACTTTATATGATGGTACAGGAATTGGACTGGCTGCTCCTCAAATAGGGGTATTAAAAAAAGTAATATTTATAGATCTTAGAAATGAGACAAAGCCTATACTACTTATAAATCCTAAAATTATTAAGAAAATTGGAAAAGAAGATAGTGTTGAGGGGTGTTTAAGCTATCCTGGATATGAAGGAATAGTTGTAAGACCTAAAAAGGTTATAGTAGTAGGAAAATCATTAAATTGGGAAGATGTAGAATACACAGCAGAAGGACTTTTAGCTAAAGCATTTTGTCATGAAATAGATCATCTTAGTGGAATTTTATATACTGACAGAGCAAAGAAAGTATATAAAATTAAAGAGGAAGAATAA
- a CDS encoding MarR family winged helix-turn-helix transcriptional regulator: MTIETEKKLDDIKALFYFAYKTFTEEPDHMLVKYGIQRMHHRILYFVARFPGISINELLTLLEISKQALNSPLRKLIEKGFIASVPSKQDLRVRQLSLTKEGKELEKKLSYVQSKVLKNIFNELGEECLISWIKVMEKFASSRPGNDLWCSKKGID; this comes from the coding sequence ATGACTATAGAAACTGAAAAGAAACTAGATGATATAAAAGCTTTATTTTATTTTGCATACAAAACATTTACTGAAGAACCAGATCATATGTTGGTTAAATACGGAATTCAACGTATGCACCATCGCATACTTTATTTCGTTGCACGTTTTCCAGGAATAAGCATCAATGAGCTATTAACACTATTAGAAATAAGCAAACAAGCACTTAATAGCCCATTAAGAAAACTTATTGAAAAAGGCTTTATTGCAAGTGTGCCTTCAAAGCAAGACCTTCGTGTAAGACAACTAAGTCTTACAAAAGAAGGTAAGGAGCTAGAGAAGAAACTTTCTTATGTTCAAAGCAAAGTGCTAAAAAACATTTTTAATGAACTTGGAGAAGAATGTCTTATTTCATGGATAAAAGTTATGGAAAAATTTGCTTCATCAAGGCCTGGGAATGATTTATGGTGCAGTAAAAAAGGAATTGATTAA
- a CDS encoding division plane positioning ATPase MipZ translates to MSRIRIFTGHFGSGKTEISINYALSLAKQGKKVAIVDIDIVNLYFCTRDLRKYLEENGIRVISSDPSLSNAELAVVPAEVLSIFNDKSYEVVMDIGGDDQGAIVLGQYNKYFKEEPYDMYFVVNNNRILTSDSNETEEFLYSIEKVSRLKVTHLVSNTNMSYETKLEDILRGDKEVIKLSEKLNIPYKYTVCRRDLVEEVKNKVKGEIFPIDIYMKPPWR, encoded by the coding sequence ATGAGTAGGATTAGAATTTTTACAGGACATTTTGGAAGTGGAAAAACAGAAATATCAATAAATTATGCATTGAGTTTGGCTAAACAGGGTAAAAAAGTTGCAATTGTAGATATTGATATCGTAAATCTTTATTTTTGTACAAGGGACTTAAGAAAATATCTCGAAGAAAATGGTATTAGAGTAATATCATCAGATCCTAGTCTTTCTAATGCAGAATTAGCAGTAGTTCCAGCTGAAGTTTTATCTATATTTAATGACAAAAGTTATGAGGTAGTTATGGATATAGGTGGGGATGATCAAGGAGCTATTGTTCTTGGACAATATAATAAATACTTCAAAGAAGAACCTTATGATATGTATTTTGTAGTAAATAATAATAGAATTTTGACTTCTGATAGTAATGAAACAGAGGAGTTTCTATATTCCATTGAAAAGGTTTCCAGATTAAAGGTAACTCATTTAGTATCTAATACGAATATGTCTTATGAAACAAAGTTGGAAGACATATTAAGAGGAGATAAAGAAGTTATAAAATTAAGTGAAAAATTAAATATACCGTATAAATATACAGTATGTAGAAGAGATTTAGTAGAAGAAGTAAAAAATAAAGTTAAAGGTGAAATATTTCCAATAGATATATACATGAAACCACCTTGGAGGTAA
- a CDS encoding 4Fe-4S dicluster domain-containing protein: MAKVTFREERCKGCGHCIEACPKKIISFADRLNVKGYHPANITEEKMKECVACASCGKICPDCVITVEK, from the coding sequence ATGGCAAAGGTAACTTTTAGAGAAGAAAGATGCAAGGGTTGTGGACACTGCATAGAAGCATGTCCTAAGAAAATAATAAGCTTTGCAGATAGACTGAATGTAAAAGGATATCATCCAGCTAATATTACAGAAGAAAAAATGAAGGAATGTGTTGCTTGCGCATCCTGTGGAAAGATATGTCCAGATTGCGTAATAACAGTTGAAAAGTAA
- a CDS encoding 3-methyl-2-oxobutanoate dehydrogenase subunit VorB, with protein MGEKVLIKGNEAIGEAAIRANCQAFFGYPITPQTEVAAYMSRKMPKIGRVFIQAESEVAAINMVYGAAGTGVRSMTSSSSPGISLKAEGISYIAGAELPCVIVDIVRGGPGLGSIQPAQSDYFQATKGCGHGDYKMPVFAPASIQEMVDLIQDAFDTADMYRTPCMVMGDGMLGQMMEPVEFKERPSKKLPEKNWAANGLNGRKEHNVINSLFLEPETLEKHNEKLQAKYKTIEENEVRYEMFNCEGETDLIIVAYGTTSRICKNVIKMAAKEGIKVGLIRPITLWPFPFEAFEKTVDNTKCGYLSVEMSCGQMVEDVRLASNGRKPVDFYGRSGGMVPDPTDILEKVKSIVGGAK; from the coding sequence GTGGGAGAAAAAGTATTAATAAAAGGTAATGAAGCTATTGGCGAAGCTGCCATAAGAGCTAATTGTCAAGCCTTCTTTGGTTATCCAATTACGCCTCAGACAGAAGTTGCAGCTTATATGTCAAGAAAAATGCCTAAAATAGGAAGAGTATTTATACAAGCTGAAAGTGAAGTTGCTGCTATAAATATGGTTTATGGAGCAGCAGGTACTGGAGTTAGATCTATGACATCATCAAGCTCACCTGGAATAAGCTTAAAGGCAGAAGGTATATCATATATAGCAGGTGCAGAGCTGCCTTGTGTTATAGTAGATATAGTTAGAGGAGGCCCTGGACTTGGAAGTATCCAGCCAGCTCAGTCAGATTATTTTCAAGCAACAAAAGGCTGTGGTCATGGAGACTATAAAATGCCAGTATTTGCACCAGCATCAATACAGGAAATGGTTGACTTAATTCAAGATGCCTTTGATACAGCAGATATGTACAGAACACCTTGTATGGTAATGGGAGATGGAATGCTTGGCCAAATGATGGAACCAGTAGAATTTAAAGAAAGACCATCAAAGAAGCTTCCAGAAAAAAACTGGGCAGCAAATGGACTTAATGGAAGAAAAGAGCATAATGTAATAAATTCATTATTCTTAGAGCCTGAAACATTGGAAAAACATAATGAAAAGCTTCAAGCTAAATATAAAACAATAGAAGAAAATGAAGTTAGATATGAAATGTTTAACTGTGAAGGAGAAACTGATTTAATAATAGTTGCATATGGAACAACCTCAAGAATATGTAAAAATGTTATAAAGATGGCTGCAAAGGAAGGAATAAAAGTAGGATTGATAAGACCAATAACTTTATGGCCTTTCCCATTTGAAGCATTTGAAAAGACAGTAGATAATACTAAATGCGGCTATTTATCAGTAGAAATGAGCTGCGGACAGATGGTTGAAGATGTAAGACTAGCATCTAATGGAAGAAAACCTGTAGATTTTTATGGAAGATCAGGAGGAATGGTTCCAGATCCTACAGATATTCTTGAAAAAGTAAAATCTATAGTAGGGGGTGCAAAATAA
- a CDS encoding thiamine pyrophosphate-dependent enzyme has product MAIVYENPKALLDVPTHYCPGCTHGIIHKLVAEVIDELGILDKTIGVAPVGCSVLAYNYFACDMFEAAHGRAPACATGIKRTNPDKVVFTYQGDGDLAAIGTAEIVHAATRGENLTGIFVNNCIYGMTGGQMAPTTLPGQVTETTPYGRDPKIAGYPIRVSEMISTLTGACYVERVSVDSVPNIIKAKKAIKKAFQNQLEGKGFSLVEVLSICPTNWGLSPSESMKWLKENMIPYYPLGVKKDNTEEVK; this is encoded by the coding sequence ATGGCAATAGTATATGAAAATCCAAAGGCATTGTTGGATGTGCCTACACATTATTGTCCAGGATGTACACATGGTATAATTCACAAATTAGTTGCAGAAGTAATAGATGAACTTGGCATATTAGATAAAACAATAGGAGTAGCTCCAGTAGGATGTTCAGTTTTAGCATATAACTATTTTGCATGTGATATGTTTGAAGCAGCACATGGAAGAGCACCAGCCTGTGCAACAGGAATAAAGAGAACAAATCCTGATAAAGTAGTATTTACATATCAGGGAGATGGGGATCTTGCAGCAATAGGAACAGCAGAAATTGTACATGCAGCAACAAGAGGAGAAAACTTAACAGGAATATTTGTAAACAACTGTATATATGGTATGACAGGGGGACAAATGGCACCAACAACACTGCCAGGACAGGTAACAGAAACAACACCATATGGAAGAGATCCTAAGATAGCAGGATATCCAATAAGAGTTTCAGAAATGATTTCCACACTAACAGGAGCATGTTATGTAGAAAGAGTATCTGTAGATTCAGTTCCAAATATAATAAAAGCAAAGAAAGCTATAAAGAAAGCTTTCCAAAACCAGTTGGAGGGAAAAGGCTTTTCACTTGTAGAAGTTCTGTCAATATGCCCAACTAACTGGGGATTGTCACCTTCAGAATCAATGAAATGGTTAAAGGAAAATATGATTCCGTATTATCCACTAGGAGTTAAGAAGGATAATACAGAGGAGGTGAAATAA
- a CDS encoding 2-oxoacid:acceptor oxidoreductase family protein, whose translation MASQQIIFAGFGGQGILSMGKFLAYAGMDANLNVSWLPSYGPEMRGGTANCSVILTDEAIGSPIVTKADTIVVMNRPSLEKFEDIVEPNGVIIMDSDLVDIVTKRKDIKVISIPAQTIAEEIGSKKIANMILLGALVKETGIVSIEALLESLKAHGKEKFFESNKNAIQKGIDFVK comes from the coding sequence ATGGCATCACAACAAATAATTTTCGCTGGATTCGGCGGACAGGGTATATTATCAATGGGTAAATTCTTAGCATATGCAGGAATGGATGCTAATTTAAATGTTTCATGGCTGCCATCTTATGGACCAGAAATGAGAGGAGGAACAGCTAACTGTTCAGTAATACTAACAGATGAAGCAATAGGTTCACCAATAGTAACAAAAGCAGATACAATAGTTGTAATGAACAGACCTTCTCTAGAAAAATTTGAAGATATTGTAGAGCCAAATGGTGTTATAATAATGGATTCAGATTTGGTAGATATAGTGACAAAGAGAAAAGATATAAAGGTAATATCAATACCAGCTCAAACAATAGCAGAAGAAATAGGAAGTAAAAAAATAGCAAACATGATACTTTTGGGAGCACTAGTAAAAGAAACAGGAATAGTTTCCATAGAAGCTTTATTAGAATCTCTAAAGGCACATGGAAAAGAAAAATTCTTTGAGTCAAATAAAAATGCTATTCAAAAGGGAATAGATTTTGTAAAATAA
- a CDS encoding SGNH/GDSL hydrolase family protein, which translates to MLNLKKSLLIIISIVFIFFITILINIRIKTNLSKKVKQNTKVIEEESPYKKYGYNIDKGLLEYKSKLKNASTQKIRIYCIGESSMRGEYSSDEVNKSWVGILKSSLQEQFGNAGEGFISIYEGALPPATKPRWILGKGWSVLGASNTFMSNVGGFGGCYGTSNKSSSPAILTFTGTELDLLYSKRNNGGTALITIDDKKVDTINCLSEETNFSHRASYYGLSEGIHKLKITPNTTSSIFIEGAIASSSKTGIEIDKMAISSKQANYFTTDLTKKIWNTSKEADLVLLSFGINDAGNHVPVEKYKESMIDLVTYWQERGSNVCIIANQKPTDLWTTDWSDYITALYEITNTYNIGLIDIYKAYFKDYAIAQKAGLFGMAINDYSGASGTNTAHSSDKGYKYIGDIIYDNLK; encoded by the coding sequence GTGCTGAATTTGAAGAAATCATTACTAATTATTATTTCAATTGTGTTTATATTTTTTATAACCATTCTTATAAACATAAGAATAAAAACTAATTTATCAAAAAAAGTAAAACAAAATACTAAAGTAATTGAAGAAGAATCACCTTATAAAAAATATGGATACAATATAGATAAGGGTTTATTAGAATATAAAAGTAAATTAAAAAATGCAAGTACACAAAAGATAAGAATATATTGTATAGGCGAGTCCAGTATGAGAGGAGAATATTCCAGTGATGAGGTAAATAAGTCCTGGGTTGGTATACTGAAATCATCATTACAAGAACAATTTGGGAATGCTGGAGAAGGGTTTATTAGTATTTATGAAGGTGCTCTACCTCCTGCTACCAAACCAAGATGGATATTAGGAAAAGGATGGAGTGTGCTAGGGGCCTCTAATACTTTTATGTCTAATGTAGGAGGTTTTGGTGGATGCTATGGAACATCTAACAAAAGTAGTTCACCTGCAATTTTAACTTTTACTGGAACAGAGTTAGATTTATTATATTCTAAGAGAAATAATGGAGGAACAGCTCTTATAACAATTGATGATAAAAAAGTAGATACCATAAATTGTTTAAGTGAAGAAACAAATTTTTCACACAGAGCTTCTTATTATGGGTTATCAGAAGGTATTCATAAATTGAAAATAACACCAAATACAACATCAAGTATTTTTATAGAAGGTGCAATTGCTTCGTCAAGTAAAACTGGTATAGAGATAGATAAGATGGCAATTTCAAGTAAACAAGCAAATTATTTTACTACAGACTTAACCAAAAAAATTTGGAATACTTCAAAAGAGGCAGATTTAGTGCTTTTATCTTTTGGTATTAATGATGCAGGAAATCATGTTCCTGTTGAAAAATATAAAGAAAGCATGATAGATTTAGTAACCTATTGGCAGGAAAGGGGAAGCAATGTATGTATAATAGCAAATCAAAAACCTACAGATTTATGGACAACAGACTGGTCTGATTATATAACAGCATTATATGAAATAACAAATACTTATAATATAGGACTTATAGATATCTATAAGGCTTATTTTAAGGATTACGCCATTGCACAAAAAGCAGGATTGTTTGGAATGGCAATTAATGATTATTCAGGAGCTAGTGGAACAAATACTGCACATTCAAGCGATAAAGGTTATAAATATATTGGAGATATTATTTATGATAACTTAAAGTAA